TGCCGGGCATGATATTTTTGCCGTTTTTAAACCATTGCGTGGTTCACGCGGAAAATGGGAAAAGCAAAGAGGACGCGGAGATTTTCTTCCTCCTGCTCGGAGAAAGATGAAGaggggaagaagaagaggcgGAAAAACCACCGCGCGGATCCAATTAACCTTTGAGGTCGCACCCTCAACCTCTTTTTTCCGCGGCAACTTTGACGATCACGAGTACGCTTATGGCTCGCGAAAACCGCCGCTTAACGATactaatttaattaaaaagagTAAACCGATAAATTACCGTAACTCGTTAATCCGATCTCAGACCTTTTTCTCCACCCACCCTCCCTGAAACCAAACCGCCGCCGTTTTCGACCCTTAAAGCTGCAAGCGTCCCGGTATTCAGGGACTCGAGGACCTGGCCACTCGCGTAATCATCTCGTAATTCAGCCCATTTCTTACCGCGTGTTCGTAATTTTTCCGCAAAAAACACATTTGGCAATGGTCGCTGTATTGATTGGAGGTAACCAAGATTTGACGAAAAATAGATTCTCAGTGAACGACATCCAGTTCTAGTCGGGACCATTAATTTTAGTCAATTCTTTTTGGAACGTCTTGTTCCCAGTCCTGCAGTCCAACAGTCGGAAGCCGATTCCGCAATACTTCGCATGCTCGATCCAATTCGAAGTGTTCTTCTTCTCGGTCAAGAGTGAGACACGCATCTTTGCAATGCAAATGGGCGGTGATCAATCtctcgcgtttttttttttttctttttcttgctttACATCCATCGTTGGAAGATCGCGGATGTGAATCCTTTCTCCGGCGAGTGTTTTCCCCTACATATGTACGAGTAGCTTGTCAGCTGACCGTTGCGATCGCAATACAGATCACTCGGCTCACGTACGATTTACGAATATGCCGTGAATATCCCAGGTACGTGACACGTGGGCGTTGCGTAAGACGCGATATAACCAACCTCTCGTCTGCCGTATcgtacttacaattagaagcCCGCGGGACGTTACGCGGATGACTTAAGAAAGTTAATTGTTATCTAGCCGCTGCCACAAATTACTTTTTACTCTACGGGCATCTTAATCCCAGACATATACGAGCTATACGTGATCCGACTTTGCGATTCATCCCGATACACACGTGCTAATTGTCGGCACTTGACTCCGGATCACCGTGACGACGTTTCGACATTGACGCTTGTTTATTAGCATAATAAGCCCGGAGACTGCGGCGATGTTTTCGATCTTCGCTGACCGCCACTCGAGGGTAATTATAATACACGTTAAACCAGACTGCGGTTCATTAAGTCATTTAGCGATAACCGCTGCAGTAGCGAGTGCATATAATTAACGTAGACTTACTCTACCAGGGGATATCTCCCGCCCTGGTTCGTAGCTCGGGGAGAGTAAATCGAATCCCTAATTGCAATCTACCCAACCGTcgaccttttcttctttcagtTATTCGCCGCAACGAGTTTGCTAATTACTCTCCTGGCCGCGGTCGCCGCCCGACCCGAACCCCCGGTGAACCAGTATCTGCCACCGAATCAACAGTTCATTCCCTCCCAAATACCCTCGGACTTTGTAGGATCCAACCCGGCCCATGGACCCGGAGGCATTCAGTACTTACCGCCGAATTCCAACACCTTTGGTGCCCACCAGGGATACGACGATGGTTCCAACGGCGTAAGTATTTTTCCATCGTTCGATTGTCCGACGGGCCATCAACCTTAGGGCATCCACAAAAATAAAGCTTGCCAAACgaaagattcttttttttctcattacatTGAAAACGAATGAATCTAGGTGAAAACTAGGATGATCTTACTACTTTTGTAAAGATAATTATACCGCACGAATGACCATTTTTCTACGTTACGTTGTCATACCCGTTTTCTGTTACAACActgctcaatttttttttttttttttcgaatcctCTTTAGGAACCAGCGAAGTACGAGTTCGAATATACCGTAAACGACTTTGAATCTGGGAACGATTTTGGACACAGAGAGAACACCGAGGGTGGCGTTGCTCGTGGCATTTACTACGTCCTGTTGCCGGACGGTCGCAGACAGACGGTGGAATACGAAGCCGACGAGAATGGTTTCCGGCCGAAGGTTACATACACGGACGAAGGATCCAGGGGCGGAAATACCGGAGGAAACGGGGGCTACGGATACTAGCTTCCTGAAGACGTCGTTCTTAATTGTCACTCTGGACCTTTAGAAGTTTACAAAGTTATTCAGGCGCTGGGTGAAGATAAAAGGGAAATTAGAAAGAATTCGCGGTTTTTATCCGGAGTGTTATCGAAACTTATAACATCTGTCACAAGTTGCCGGTTACTCAATAGTATCATATTCAGGAAAGACGAATATGGCGATTACGAAAGAAATTTACTCAAGCTGGTTATTTTTTCTTGGTGTATCTATTCAAGCTGAAAGTTTagcactatttttttttaaccactgtagaaatttcagattcattgtTTAGAATCTTTTAGAACACTGTGAGAAACGAGTCCTCAATTTTGAGGATATTTTATAAAGAAATCCCAATCTTGCTCAATCTTCTGCCCGTGCTGATTTCAATAGACTAAACCCGACATTTTCATCCCCCTTTTTCACCCGGCCTCCGAATTACTGATAATACACATACTGTGATCAAACCATTACCAATAATCTGATGTATAAACGATGTTACACATATTGAACGCGTGATGCGTTGGCGAAAATCGGTTAAAGCCGGTCGACGGCTGTTGCATAACGGCGTAACGTGATCCACATGTGCTTACACACACGGGGAatacgcatacatatatattataacatatccatatatacattacacacatgatatattttacacgaaaagaaataaaattgagtaaaataaaaaaaaaagacaacatATTGTGTGAAcgattaaatgaataaaaaaattcaatagcCATTTATACATCGATGCGTGTATGccttttattaacgtaacacTTACGCGTACATGCGTAAGACGAAACGATACTGCACATGTACAGAGGTTCCTTTCACCCGCAGGCGCTTCTCTGCATTGAATAAAGTTTAATTTAaacgaagaagacgaagaagaaaaacgaaacgaaaaaaaagcgaGAAAAGGAGTAAAATGAGACTAAACGagcgataaaaataaaccatTTCGCGAGAGCCGGTCCCGCGATGATACGCGATATAATTTTGCGGCCGAAGCGTAACGAGAGATTTTTCGCTCCGCAGGTACACATAAtatctcgcaaaattacaccGATGCGAGAAAGGTGTGTGTACTGTTCGGAGGGGAGACGTTGGTGTAACGTGTATGGTTAATTATGCTCTCATGAACGAACGCGAATTTACTTGCCCGTCCGTCTGTCATTTCGCGTAATTGAAATACTATCGCGGAAACCAGCCGCTACTCTCGCGATAAAGTCTAGCGAGCGCGGTTATCAAACCGCCGGCTGTCAAAACTTTCTTAATTCTCGTCTTACGCGTTACACAGatctctccccctccccttgGTGTAATTGCATTTCGATGAAAGTTTGCTCTATATTTTTACTCGCCATCAGTTCCGCGAAACGCGATTCCCGTATTGATTCACCGCGGATATAATCCCCGGTTGTTAAAAATATCCGATTATCTCATACTCCGATTTGAAACAGGCAAGAATTGCGCAAGCTCGACACCAATTGTTTGACGGAAATCTTATCCAAGTTTCGAATTTACACCgacgagtgaaattttttacagctcATCATGGGCGTGagtggaattgaaattacgaaaagggTGTGCAAGAGTCGAAAAAGCGAGCCGCTTTACCGTTCTTCGCAAATCAGATTACACGATAGATTTATTATACAGAGAATTCGAGGGTGTACATGGGTACTATGTATACCCTTACCTACTCGGGTGAGTTTTTATACACAGAAAACGGCTGTGAGTTATTCCCCTACGTGACTTTCTTCGTTCCTACGTGAACGCGAGGGGCAGTATTTCTTCGATTAAAGAACTGGCTACTGCTTCGAAGCATTACTCTCTCGCGTAGAGTCGatcaattataattaaaactgCACGGCCACCTTCGAGAGCAGGAGCAAGCAGCTCCTGCACTTTGCGCGAGAGTTCTGCCGTATAATAACGTACTGCATCGCCTCGGGCGCATCTGCGGTGTTGCAAATGTTGAAAACAGAAATCGCCGAGCGCGAGGACGATCTTCACCGCGTTAATTTCGACCAACGATGGGTGAaaatcgatatatttttatcgttacTTCTCGACTCATTCAAAGAGCGTGAGGTTTTCAGTTCGGTGAAAAGCTCTTTGTCCCCGATGAAAGCAACGACGTCTGCAGAACATCGGCAATTAAGCTTCATTATCGTCTCATTAAAACTTGAGTGGAAGCAGCGTTTGTTTCTGAATAATAACAGTACGAAATGTGAAGGAGACTTTTCGCTCTTGTCGCTGTTTACCTACcatggaaaaaattcacctgAGGTAGAAAATGTTGCAACGATCTTACGGGGATttgaatgacatttttttgtttttttttttttgcacttttcGCGCCGTCTCGCACGCCTCGAGCTTTccgtttttgtttcagataatGCATGCGTCTGACTAATTATGATCAAGTGCGGGAGTCAAGGATCATTCGCCGAGGCGTCGTTGGAGCCTCGAATTTGAAAGTGCGCCGAAAACGCGGGCGGCGAAACGTAACGGAGAAACATCTTTGAGAGGCAGATCATACGAGGTGATCTAATCACGCGCCCATCCCGAGGCTCGCGTACAGAGTTGGCCTTGCCTCTGATCCCGATGTTACAGATTACGTCAGATCGACGCGGATCCCCAATATTGCTTTATGCTCGCAAGCCCAACGCCGGGGAAAGATTGATTTCGTCGTAAATTGTGAGGAGGGGGAGGCCGTGATGGATGGTATAAGAATCCGCGATCGCTAccgaaaaatcaaatcaaattgtGCATCCCTCCGAGAAGCATGAAGGTGAGAATAAACGGCTAGTGCAAATATTCGCAATCTGTATGGTGCCAGCGAATCGCTCTCGCTGAAAATCAGGACTGAATTGCATCTCAAACTTTGAACACATCAGTGATTTCTTTTCGAAATAAACTCGCGAGTCAGTCTGAATTCTGATGAATAGAAGCGACGTGGAGAGAACGGAGATTTTACAATCGATATGATACTTGATTCTCGATCAGTGACTTTGAATCATACACCGGCATTCTTTCCCATTTCATTacttcttacaattagatataAGTACGACAAGTGTGATTGTCGAATATGCGCTAGATTGCAATGCGCCTGAACACAGCGCAGCTTAAAATTTTCGTAGCCGATCTTCGTGCAAAATACTGAATAAGACATAAATAACGTTGCGATTTACGACTGCTCAGGTGTTCGTTGCCCTGTGTCTCGTCGCGGCGGTGTCCGCCAGCCTGGAGCCAGCCGGATATCGTCCTCCAGGTTCCGCTCCCTCGACGCGTTACCTGCCCGCCAGTAACTACCAGGCTTCATCGCCCCGTCAACAGCCCTCGGCCAGGTACCTGCCGGCCAGCCAGTCGGAGAACTCTGCTACCCTGGCTCGTTTCTCAGCCCCATCCAGCGCCTATCTTCCCGCGAACAACTACCAAGCTCCCGCTCGAGCCTCCCCGTCGTCCTCGACGTTCTCCAACGCCCCGTCCGCGTCCTACGGAGTCCCCGCTTCATCGCAGTACTCGGCGCCGGCTGCTGTTCCTGAAAATCGTTACCTCCCGGCCAACAACGCTTTGACCGGAGGTGCCAACTCGGGATACGGCTACGTGGATGCTGAAAATTCGGTAAGTCTGAGAATGAACTGATGCTGTAACCTCGTTTAACGGTAGACCGATTTTTGGGTTCCGTTTGTTGTTTATCGGTGAACGTTGAACTGGACGTGATTTAACGATGTGAACTTTGCTGCCGTTTCAGGAACCTGCTAAGTACGATTTCCAGTACGAGGTGAAGGACAACTACGACAACGACTTTGGACACCAAGAGAGCCGCGACGGCGATGACACCAAGGGCATGTACTTCGTTCTTCTTCCCGACGGACGCAAGCAGATCGTCGAGTACACGGCCGACCAGGAAGGGTACAAGCCCAGGATCTCGTACGAGGAGTCGAGGCAAGGATACAACAACGCATACAATCAACGAAATGGTCAGGCAGCAGGTTATCCCGAAGGACCGTACTAAGAGTGGAATGAGTTCCGTAATGGTGGCTTGATAAATAGACACGTCATAAAGGCGATCATGTATTTAAATGTACATATTGTGGCTACCGATGTATTAATACCatgtaaaataaagaaattttgtaCCACGTGATATTTACCTGCGTCTGATCTCTGTGCATTCCTTGGTCCAGTTCTTGATTAAATGAGTAATGTGAAATTGATAATACGGTCCTGACAGCCCAAGCAGCGAATGAGACTGAAGCTGAGTAGCAGTTCACAAAACGAGTGAAGGAATTGCGAAACCAATGAACGAGAAGAGACCTGTGCTTTGATGTTTTCTGTCTCTCACTTAGGATTTCCTCAGCTCTTCAGCGTGCAACGAAAAAAGTCGTAATCCGATTCTAAATGACATTTCTGCTTTTCTTGGAGTCCAATAAATCTAGCAAGTTCAGTGGAGTTAAGTTCAAGATACAATGTTTTCAGCTCGCTTCTGCTGTGTTCATTGCGTTCCTGAGGGTAGAATTAATCGAAAAGGGCTAACATAACTGAATCTGAGCCTAAATAGTTTTTGCCCGAAGGAAAAGTAAAGTTAACCCCtttaaattttcgttgaatattttgaCGATATTCCCGAAATTCCGATATCAATCTTTTTATATACGGTATCAACGTGATTTCGCGAGAGGAATGGATTGTGCACAATCCAAATACGCTTGCACGAACGGAATGAAAGTTATAGGCAAAAAAGAGGAAACAGTCTCAGTATATTTTCAGCTGTTGATCCTTTGTCATTCTTCGTGTTCATTTTGGATTTCTGAAGGACCTATCAGCCTCAAAAATTGTAGAAGCAGCGAAAATCAACGTATAAATAGCTTTCAAAAATTCCGTTCATGAATACAGAAGATTTGCGAAGGGTTCTCAAAGAAGTAAGGGAGTATATGACTACTATATTAGTGTTATAATATCACAGATCATTAGCTTGAAGCATCAGTTTATTTCGGACGCCTTAATTCTAGTACAAGTGTTCAAGTATCGGTGGGTGATAATTTGAATCGTCAACTAATATAATTAACGTGAATGGTAAATggatatgagaaaaaaaaatatgatattacATAAGACATTACGGTTATGTATGCAAAGTAAGGTGTACAGTGTATGTTGTCGTAAACAACATGctggaaaaattgtacacGGTAGGTATGATCATGTATTGACTATGAATTGCTCAAGTTTTGATAGGCGGAAAAGTGCAGCTGAAGTCTGCGGAGaatgaaatatcattattaGTATTCTGATATCAACAATTCAGTAACCTTGACGTGTGACGTTGacatgaatgaaaaaatgttaattacCGTAGAGCAACTGAATTTCCTCATAGAGTCGTGGTTGGTTGGTCAACGATAAACGCATccaaagttacagccgaataTCTAGAAcatgtgttttcgacatttttcggcaggtgctttttccttcgtaacttttctcctgttgatcccacgctcttttcgctgcggtTTCTGAGTTCCcaggggtccaattagtcaggatggggtcatacaaaacgattctgggacccaaaatttttggtcgaaaaatgaagaaaaagtaaggctaatccctttgcattttttgcgaaaattttcgcgattctgaagagtgctgaaataaaataattgtggcactattccgacgtaattttgcgagagaaatcgactgggagcagtctcaatacgctgcaatcaatgaatcaaaagttacagccaaaaaacaaaaacctgtgttttcgacatttttcagcaggtgctttttccttcgtaacttctctcctgctgatcccacgctcttctcgctgcgttttctgagttcccagGGGTCCAATCATTTGGGAACGTGTCATACAAAACGATTCTGAGACCCagaatttttggtcgaaaaatgaagacaaagtaaggctaacccctttgcatttttgcgaaaattttggcgattctgaaaagtgctgaaataaaataattgtgacagtatttcgacgtgattttgcgagagaaatcgactgggcgcagtcccaataggctgcaaTCAatgggtcaaaagttacagccaaaaaacaagaacctgtgttttcgacatttttcagcaggtgctttttccttcgtaacttctctccagttgatcccacgctcttttcgctgcgttttctgagttcccaggggtccaattagtccggatcgggtcatacgaaacgattctgagacgcaaaatttttagtcgaaaaatgaagaaaaagtaaggctaacccctttgcattttttgcgaaaattttcgcgattctgaaaagtgctgaaataaaatgattgtggcactattccgacgtaattttgcgagagaaatcgactgggcgcagtcccaataggctgcgatcaatgggtcaaaagttacagccaaaaaacaagaacctgtgttttcgacatttttcggcaggtgttTTTTCCTTCGGAGCtcctctcctgttgatcccacgctgttttcgctgcgttttctgagatcccaggggtccaattagtcgggatagggtcatacaaaacgattctgagacccaaaatttttggtcgaaaaatgaagaaaaagtaaggctaacccctttgcatttttgcgaaaattttggcgattctgaaaagtgctgaaataaaatgattgtggcactattccgacgtaattttgcgagagaaatcgactgggcgcagtcccaataggctgcgatcaatgggtcaaaagttacagccaaaaaacaagaacctgtgttttcgacatttttcggcaggtgttTTTTCCTTCGGAGCtcctctcctgttgatcccacgctgttttcgctgcgttttctgagatcccaggggtccaattagtcgggatagggtcatacaaaacgattctgagacccaaaatttttggtcgaaaaatgaagaaaaagtaaggcttacccctttgcatttttgacgaaaattttcgcgattttgaaaagtgctggaataaattctttcatgcaccattccgacgtaattttgcgggagaaatcgattgggcgcagtcccaatacgctgcgataaacgcatcgaaagttacagccgaaaaacgagaacctgtgttttcgacatttttcagcaggtgctttttccttcgtaacttctctcctgctgatcccacgctcttctcgctgcgttttctgagttcccagGGGTCCAATCATTTGGGAACGTGTCATACAAAACGATTCTGAGACCCagaatttttggtcgaaaaatgaggacgaagtaaggctaacccctttgcatttttgcgaaaattttggcgattctgaaaagtgctgaaataaaataattgtgacagtatttcgacgtgattttgcgagagaaatcgactgggcgcagt
This region of Neodiprion fabricii isolate iyNeoFabr1 chromosome 7, iyNeoFabr1.1, whole genome shotgun sequence genomic DNA includes:
- the LOC124185951 gene encoding pro-resilin-like, encoding MKLFAATSLLITLLAAVAARPEPPVNQYLPPNQQFIPSQIPSDFVGSNPAHGPGGIQYLPPNSNTFGAHQGYDDGSNGEPAKYEFEYTVNDFESGNDFGHRENTEGGVARGIYYVLLPDGRRQTVEYEADENGFRPKVTYTDEGSRGGNTGGNGGYGY
- the LOC124186537 gene encoding pro-resilin-like, with product MKVFVALCLVAAVSASLEPAGYRPPGSAPSTRYLPASNYQASSPRQQPSARYLPASQSENSATLARFSAPSSAYLPANNYQAPARASPSSSTFSNAPSASYGVPASSQYSAPAAVPENRYLPANNALTGGANSGYGYVDAENSEPAKYDFQYEVKDNYDNDFGHQESRDGDDTKGMYFVLLPDGRKQIVEYTADQEGYKPRISYEESRQGYNNAYNQRNGQAAGYPEGPY